A portion of the Pseudarthrobacter defluvii genome contains these proteins:
- the lspA gene encoding signal peptidase II, translated as MTDEIAAGAARPVPPSPRPRRAVLLSLFAGFAVFAYVLDQLTKLWVTSTMVEGERIPVLPPLLHWYFIRNSGAAFSIGENVTWVFSIIMAGVAIAILFQVRRLGSAWWSLALGLLLGGALGNLTDRLFREPSFGMGHVVDFIQLPNFAIFNIADSAVVSAVAIICILTLRGIALDGTRLGSGHRDKPDHE; from the coding sequence ATGACTGACGAAATTGCCGCAGGCGCGGCACGCCCTGTCCCTCCCTCGCCCCGCCCCCGCCGGGCAGTCCTGCTGTCCCTGTTTGCCGGCTTCGCGGTTTTCGCCTATGTCCTGGACCAGCTGACCAAACTCTGGGTGACCTCCACCATGGTGGAAGGTGAGCGGATCCCCGTGCTGCCACCCCTGCTCCACTGGTATTTCATCCGCAATTCAGGTGCGGCCTTTTCCATTGGCGAGAACGTCACCTGGGTCTTTTCCATCATCATGGCAGGCGTTGCCATCGCCATCCTGTTCCAGGTGCGCAGGCTGGGCTCGGCCTGGTGGTCGCTGGCATTGGGCCTGCTGCTTGGCGGCGCCCTGGGCAACCTCACGGACCGGCTTTTCCGTGAGCCGTCCTTTGGCATGGGGCACGTGGTGGACTTCATCCAACTCCCCAACTTCGCCATCTTCAATATCGCTGATTCCGCCGTGGTGTCCGCTGTCGCCATCATCTGCATCCTGACCCTGCGGGGGATCGCCCTCGACGGAACGCGGCTGGGGAGCGGACACAGGGACAAGCCCGACCATGAGTGA
- a CDS encoding RluA family pseudouridine synthase, whose product MSERIVVAEEFGGTRADAGLAGILGVSRSVAATLLAEGHVLNKGKALPKSAKLVAGEILDVTVPERRDPLEVVEEAVEGLNILLDDDDFVVVDKPVGVAAHPSPGWVGPTVVGGLAAAGYRISTSGAPERAGIVHRLDVGTSGVMVVAKSERAYTALKRAFKERTVDKVYHAVVQGLPDPLTGTIDAPIGRHPGHDWRFAVIEDGRPSVTHYEVLEAFGKASLVEVHLETGRTHQIRVHFSALRHPCAGDLTYGADPRLAANLGLTRQWLHARQLAFDHPVTGERVTVTSEYPQDLSYALEVLESGQA is encoded by the coding sequence ATGAGTGAGCGCATTGTCGTCGCCGAAGAGTTTGGCGGCACACGGGCCGACGCCGGTCTGGCCGGCATCCTGGGTGTGTCCCGTTCCGTTGCCGCGACCCTGCTGGCGGAAGGTCACGTGCTGAACAAGGGCAAGGCGTTGCCGAAGTCGGCAAAACTCGTGGCAGGGGAAATCCTGGACGTCACCGTGCCGGAGCGCCGGGACCCGCTGGAAGTCGTGGAGGAAGCTGTGGAAGGCCTGAACATCCTGCTCGACGATGACGATTTCGTCGTCGTCGACAAGCCCGTCGGTGTGGCAGCCCACCCCTCGCCGGGCTGGGTGGGCCCCACCGTGGTTGGCGGGCTCGCCGCTGCCGGCTACCGGATCTCCACCTCGGGAGCCCCCGAGCGGGCGGGCATCGTCCACCGGCTCGACGTCGGAACTTCGGGTGTGATGGTGGTGGCCAAGTCAGAGCGGGCCTACACAGCCCTCAAGCGGGCGTTCAAGGAGCGCACCGTGGACAAGGTGTACCACGCGGTGGTGCAGGGCCTGCCCGACCCCCTGACCGGTACCATCGACGCCCCCATCGGCCGCCACCCCGGCCACGACTGGCGTTTCGCCGTCATCGAGGACGGGCGGCCCTCCGTGACCCATTACGAAGTCCTGGAAGCCTTCGGCAAGGCCAGCCTGGTGGAGGTCCACCTTGAAACCGGGCGGACGCACCAGATCCGGGTGCACTTTTCCGCCCTCCGCCACCCCTGCGCCGGCGACCTCACCTACGGCGCCGATCCCCGCCTGGCTGCCAACCTGGGGCTCACGCGGCAGTGGCTGCATGCCCGTCAACTGGCCTTTGACCACCCCGTGACGGGGGAGCGGGTTACGGTCACCAGCGAGTACCCGCAGGACCTTTCCTACGCCCTGGAAGTGCTGGAATCGGGCCAGGCCTGA